The Sorex araneus isolate mSorAra2 chromosome X, mSorAra2.pri, whole genome shotgun sequence DNA segment accatatgggattctaggaatcgaacccagattggctgcgggcaaggcaaacgccctacggctgtgctatcgcttcaatcCCCAAATATCCTCATTTTAATGCTTAAGTTATTAAAGTCTTCCTACTTATGgttaaaaaaagtcaaatgaaacaaaacaaaggccaCATCACAATGTACAGATAATGATCCAAGTGGAAAAGTTAATGTGCTGTAATCGGTGTTTTTCCAACACCCAAAGCAGCTCagctttataatttatataatttataatttataatttagcaATTATAAATGCTAAGATTGACATCTGCCatgcaaaaataatattaaattcaaTGAGTAGGAAGATCTCTATAATTACACAGATGCCTACAatacaaaacaagagaaagagaCCTTGAGATGACTGCAATTCTACTACTCCCACTTGTCACATTTCAAATCAAGATAGCTGAGAATATTCTGAGCCAGGTTCACAGCCTTCTTCCGGGCAGCTTTACATGCTTGCTCTCCCTGAGGATCCACTGCATCCAGGGCCAGCAGCTGTCGGGTGAGTAGTTCTTCCAGCAGGATGAAGCGCTTGTCAGTTTGGTCGCCTTCAAAGGAAAGCACATCTGCCTGGATCTTGGACAACTTGTCTAGAATGTTCCACACAGCCCTCTGTGCTGGATGCTCAGGTTGCTGGTCTGTCTCCAGGGATTCCTTCAAGTTAATGAAGTCGATGAGGGCTTGCCCTTCAATGACAGCTCTGTGCTGGGCTTCCTGTATGCAGGGGTTCTTTTCCCGGTGTATTTCACCCAGTTCTCCTATCAGTCCCTGCAACTCTGTTTTGGAGCAAAAGTACAACTCCTGAGGATTCTGGGACTGcagaagttctttttttattcctttcattCTTGTGaggacattttctatttttaagatgGAGTGATTCTGTCCCAGATCAAATGCCTGTGTTGAATTGGCTTTTTCCAaatccaaatattttaataacttgtTGACTTCCATGACCACTTCCCTGTGGTAGTTTGTGATATCCACCCACTCTCTCACGTCCAGGGCATCTAAGTCTGTGATCAGTCCCGAGAGTACACACGACAGATGTTCGAAGGTCTCCTTGCTCTTTATGCCCATAAGAAGGGCGATCAAAGTGCCCCTAGCTCTGTTGACTTCGCATATCACCGAGGTGATTTTGGCCACTGCTGGGTGTTCTTCTTCAGTCAGTGGCATAGATGGAAATTTTCGCATGCAGTCCTCGGTGATTTCCTGTACCGCGCAGATCTTACTCAGCGCATGGTACCTGGCATTGCGCAGGGAGACCTTCCCAGACGTGTTCACGTGCGTCAGTCTCTTAATGATATCCTGGATTCCCTCCTTAAATTCATCACTCAGAAGGCTGTTTACGCTGTAGAGTGGCAAGATCCTCTCCTTCACTAGGGCCCGGGCTTCTTTCAAAATTGTTTGGATTTCCAGCTGTTGTGGGTGGTTGGCATTCTGTTCCAGGTCTTTCAGAAGTCTCTTTGTCTCCTTTGCTGCCGCCTTTCTGGCCTTCCgaatttctcttttcccttcgGCATCTATAGAGACTATTTCAGACAGGTGCTTTCTTAAATTCCTCTTCAGCTCCTTATAGTTCTTGTCTTTGGGAAGACCGCAAAAGCCAATTACTTGCTGTTCTATACTTTTCACTTCCTTTTGGATTTCCTTAAGCCTACACATAGAAGGATGTTGGTTTTCCATATCCATAGTTTTGTTGTTCTCAGTTTCACAAATACCGGTAGTGATCGAGGCTGGTTTGGTCTCGGTAGCCCTTGATGAGATGGCGAGATGGAAGATGAGCCCTTTATTTCATCCAAACTGCATCCTCTCCCTCTTCCAGGCAAGGTGAAAAAGCCCGTAGGGACGATGGCAGCTGGCCACAGTGGTCACTGTGGGGTCTTAACAAGATCCTAGACATGCCTGAGATCACAATGGCACTGGGCGGGTGAGAGCGGaagcgggtgggggcggggtacGGCACAGAGGAGGAAGCGGGATGGGTTCATAATTGAGCCCCGTGGGGATGGGGCGGGGAAAGGCTGAACAGGGATACCTTGCTATCCCGAGGGGAAGACTGAACCCAGCTCACCTGTGCTGCCTGTATTTTTCCTCTAAGTATCACCACCTTATGACGCCATTGACATAGTTTCAAAAGAGActtgtgttttctattttttctcttttagttatTTGCATACAGAAATACAACATACTTTCCTTTATTAATTTTCTAGTCCACTATTTTGCTGAATTGCTTaatgtttctaagaatttttagtggactctttagggtcttttatgtatattatcatgtctcTTCTTTTAATATACGTTTAGTGCTCTTCTAATTTCTATACTTAAGACCTAATTATATCCAGTAGACACATATATTTAGCGAGATCTTGCAGAAATAACCCCCCTCCAACATCTCTCCTGTATCTTGGTATCACATTTCCCTTGTAAATTTTTGAGTTCTGATTCTGAACCTAGCTAACAAATTCACTCAGTCCCAAACACTTCTGATTTAGCTATCAAATGccaaattttccatttcttcctgcatGTCATCCAAGCTCACTATAGGTTCCATCTAATTTCCCATGACCTTTTAGTTTCTATTGTTTCCATCTGCATTCTGAACATTTTCAGAATGTTTTTCTTGACAAGGTTACTTTTTTCCTTATTAGAATGAGGAAAATTTCCTCCACAGAGAGAGCCATCAGGATCTGAGGTATGTCTCTCCTTTTCTGTCCTCTGAAACCCAGGAATGAGCATACTCCCTTCAACATTTATTTCTACAGAAGTACTATATATTAAGTGCTTGGATTGCACAGGGACTCCTGCTAGAGTTCTGGAATGTTTATCACAAGTCCAGGAATCTACTCACATATGTACTAGTAACCCAAAGCCTGATTAGGGAGGTCATGTCTCCATGCTGAACACCCTACTTTCTCCATCTGTACATACAGGATAACTGCAAATTAGTATCATGGTATGATAGTTTATTTCTACATATCATTTCTGACTACTGCTTAAGTAGTTTCCAAGGGAAGAATTTTCCAAAGTAATTTCCAGTAACAAACAAGGAGTTGTTTGTCtatcttctttcattcttttgctGTTTCCACAATTCTTTAGTTAACTAAATCCATGCCCTCTTGTCACCTAGCTAAGAGTTGCTCTAATCCTGGATCACAACTCCAATGAAATTCCTTGAAAATTGAGGTGTTGCCTTTTTTGTATCCTTTATTTTTGCCCTGGTTTTTGATTAATTATTTCCCccaattttacttaatttttataaagttgttcacaataatttactaTATTTAGTATTTCAACACTAGTccaaccaccattacatcttcccaccattactattttttgaaaaaaaagttaaaattttattgaatcaccgtgagatagttacaagctttcatgtttgggttacaatctcacaatgatcaaacacctatccctccaccagtgcacatttcccaccaccaatatccccagtatatgccccctttcccaacctccccctgcctccatggcagacaatattccccatactctctctctacttttgggcattatggcttgcaacacagacactgagaggtcatcgtgtttggtccattatctactttcggcacacatctcccatcctgactgattcctccagccagcattttcttagtgatcccttctctatttcatctgccttctctccactcatgaagcagtctttcagctatggggcaatccccctggcccttgtatctactgtccttgggtgttagcctcgtgtgatgttattctatacttcacaaatgagtgcagtccttctatgtctgtccctctctttctgactcatttcacttagcatgatactctctatgtctatccatttataaggaaatttcatgactccatctctcctaacagcagcatagtattccattgtgtagatgtaccaaagtttctttaaccagtcatctgttttagggcactcaggttttttccatatcttggctattgtgaacaatgctgcaatgaatatataggtacagatgtcatttctactgtgcttttttgcatcctcgggatatattcccagaagtagtattgccgggtcatatggaagctcaatttctagtttttgaaggactgtccatattgttttccagaaaggctggaccagttgacattcccaccaacagtgaaggagtgtcccttttcccccacatccatgccaacactggttgcttttgttcttttgaatatgtgccagtctctgtatcaccattagtttgaattttcccaccaccactcaagcctgacctaaaagcaggtcctaaataatttattttgtatttcttgttattagtaatccattaaaaatgatccaaaaaagtttccttagaggaaaatttgtgaagattgttgtatctcaccctggggcattaagcccttgtataagaggttACTAAAATGTTGCTACATGTTGATCCTTGTTTgttaatatttatctatttttttgatCAAGATcaattgccttctaccttacaccccacaaaatgtggtgtgctactcttggtacttCAGTGAGTAGAGTACAAAATCTCTCttggctgcacactccaggacttctaaaattttaaatagagtaaTACAACTGAAGATAATTTTGGAGTCAAGAGGCATCTCTGGGACTTACATATAAATCatggaaccaagcagctcgctgtaGGGATGGCTCCAGAcctcaattatttaaatttttacgaTCCCAGGAGCCCGTGGCCACTTTTGCAGCCATGTGATTTATCATATACTTTTTTGTtggtaaatcactgtgagatagacccttacagacatcttatactattcataacaagcaattcagaataaattatctagcatctgcctgtgggatAGAGTTGAGTGTTGGTGGGAAACTTCGAAattctggtggtgggaaggaatgattgtggtgggatcggtgttgaaatagtgaatgtaccaaaagaacaaaagaaaccagtgctgacatggatgtgggggaaaaggacactctttcactgttggtgggaatgccgactggcccagcctttctggaaaataattcggactgtccttcaaaaactagaaattgacggCACATCTTGCCGCACCTAGCAGGGAAGAATTTGGGCTGGCGGGCaccgcaagctggagaatgctccagaccccagactggtccaacaacaccggggtgccagacggagaaggtgcaatCAATCCGCCTTCTCtagatggagtcccggcgacactgagcttctactaacatggctccagtatgtgggactgggatatctctccaaaccaatatacaaatatacaatatacaaaatatattttcctaatatacaaaaaaaagttcagaaacagctccgccacccctgaacggctattatcccagaggcacacaaaccaatctcggaatgcagcggctctTAGCAGATATACTcttggactctgaactaagctacaaccCCGTGCAGACCCGGtagggggaagggtttttgtctctcagccttttcccctttgcagcaacatggcgaccaccaccgttcagaTCCAATTggtcagagaggtaggagcttgcagtgatgggtaGCATGGGGAATCTCACAATGGGgtgggcagaaccggccctgcttcctgcccaaatgagaccctgagcggccgcccacaaacagctcctccgctcctgaacagccatgatcccagaggcacagaaaccaatctcagaatgcagcggctgctggcagaaattcctttggacttaataccagaatcccaaaactgggtggccgCTTTAGCGACTGTGCAACaccatatgctctttgttattgacaacagaaaacatacgatctaatgatgccattccgacaggtctgactgctggggggaaaactccaaataatgatgtaagttttctgtcaaaaattgaatgtaatcaaagtaaggagagagtaaggtgaaaatcatctgccccacaggcagagggggagtgggaggagaggtatgctggggttcttggtggtggaacatatgcactggtgaaaggataggtatttgatcattgtttgactgagacttgatcctgaaagccctgtaactgttctcacggtaactcaatgaaaaaaataaataaattaaaaaataaaaataaaatagaatttaaagaaaaactataaaaaatgagtaaaaaaaagaaaagaaaggtgaagTTTCAGCCTGGGTGGTGATGGggcatctctctttttctcccccttgTGCCTGATGATTCTTTAGGCTTATTCTTAGCAGGCTCCAGGGATCACAAGGGTTGCCGGTGATCAAACACggtagcaccctacccactatactatctctcgtgACTCACTGccctaattttctctcttttgcctgggggcacacctggcagtgcttaatgGTTACTTCTaactctacacttaggaattactccttaaggtttttagaggaccatatgggatgcagggatcaaacctgggtctgccacatgcaagtaaAGTGCCTTATCACCTATACTCTGTCCCAAGCCCCATTTTCCCTAATTCTTGATACACTCACCATTTACTCACATGACTTTAAAAGAGCTGCATTTtctgtggttggaggtcatgtgggggaaagatgatgcgggctgaatatagactagagactgaacacaatggccacttaacacctttattgcaaaccacaacacctaatcagagagagagagaacaaaagggaataccctgccataatggcagtgtggggtggggggagacgggactggggagggggggagggatgttgggtttactggtggtggagaatgggcactggtgaagggatgagttatcaaactttgtaagggagaaacataagcacaaaaatgtataaatcagtaactgtaccctcacgttgactcactaattaaaaataaactattaattaaaaaaaataaaataggggctggagagatcgcacagcgggtagggcgtttgccttgcacgcggccgacccgggttcaaatcccagcatcccatatggtcccctgagcacggccaggggtaattcctgagtgcagagccaggagtaacccctgtgcatcgccaggtgtgatccaaaaagcaaaaaaaaaaaaaaaaaaaaaaaaaaaagttgcagatgcaaaaaaaataaaagagctgcATTTTCATCTCCTTAGGGACTATGTAAACCGGTGAAGGCTTATTTCTATATTTGGACCTTATATGTTGTCTGTAATATGAGGGAATTTGACTATATTGGTTTTCTAGTGGAGGCCACGAAAGAGCTATGATATGATCATGAGGATCGTTGAACTCTAGTCTCAATTCTGCCACTAACCCTGCATGTAATTTAGTTCTAGTTCCTTCCTATTTGTGTGGCTCAGCTTACCATTTACACAGTCCTGATTAATGGGGGGCTCTTGGTCTTCTGCAAAGGAACTAGTGTCCCTAACATGtctttgtatttccctaatcCATATCTAGAGATCCTGAGCATGTAGAACATTTTCACATTCTTTTGAGGTTACTTCTTGGAAATTTcttcaattaataaataattaaattaaattaataaattaaactcTTCTggagtttaatattttattttcccagagAAACTTTCAGTTTCCTCTGTCTTGCATCCTGGATACCCATAATTATGTGTTTTAAATGACAAAAGTTCATCAATCAGTGCAACTAGAATATATTCATCTTTAATCTTGGCCCTCTCTGTATTGTTCCCCCTCACACCTCAGATTCCCACTTATTTTAACTCAGTGAGCAGAGTTCCTGGATGCATTACCATAGCAACTAGAATCTAAAGCCAATTAAGGAATGACTGAATCATTACACACCTAAACTGACTATAGATTACAGAATTTTGGAAGGTGGAAAATGGAtggtaggaaggaaaaaaagcagGTGTTAGGTGGTGAGAAATGGGGAGCTGAGTAACTGAAGACTGCAAACTGTTCCTCACCTGAAGTCCATGGAAATCATAGGCCAGGATGTGTAAAACACAGGAGGTGTCTTCAGACACCTGGCTAGAGGGAAATTTAACTAGATCCATTCCCCACAGGAAAGATTGTTCATAATTCTCTGCCAATATGTTCCAAACACAGATACCTGGCTctgaatttttagtttttggacatatttactctttatttttaaattttaatttgtttcattgCAGGTACTGAGATTTACATACTGCTAATGAtagtgtttcatgcatacaatgttccaacagaacacccttcaccagagtattCCCTTCAACCCATTTGCCTTCCCATCCCCTCAACTCCATGGTCATTTCAGCTCTATAGACCGGTAACCAGATTCTTctacctttggccatttgttatttccttactaaccttttttatatcccacatatgagagatgtCCTTTTGTATGTGTCCCCCTCCATCTAACTTTAGGTAGTATATACACATCAGATCTTTTCACATAGtgacaaattgcataattttgtcttatagtcatttctctggatttagggggaggggcatacctggtgtttctcagggttgacatctggctctgttctcagggatcattcctggaagggttcaggggaccatatgtggtactgggttttgaacttgggttggctgattgcaaggcaagagtccatCTCTCCTGCTTCTCAAGTCCTAATGTTGTGgcactttccttatttttttttaaatacactgtCGCAGTTTCTCTGGTGTAAAAGACTTTTCCATTTGTggaaacatggatggaacttgagaggaattatggtaagtgaaataaatcagaaggaaaaagacaaatactagatgatatAAGTCATATGTagactataaagaaacaaagtgtttctgaagtgatagtacagtaacagcagggtgcttgccctgcgaGGGACCAAtgcaagttcaatccttggtaccccataatggccccagagcactgtcaagaatgatctctgagcacagagccaggattaagccagGAGCACTGTGAGTATAGCCCCAAgtccaaaaacaaagtaaattgaGATCGACAGACAGGGAGATAGGCAGGCAGATAGGTAAGGAGGCAGGTAGCAATAACCCCCTTGGCAATGATTTCCGGAAGTAATAATACCAATATATGATCTAAAAAGGAGTTTCTGCTTCCAGCCATGAACTGTAGGTTGCTGATTCCATTCCAAATACCAAAGTAGGATCCTCTTTGGAAATGATTTCCAAGAACTAAAGCCTGATAAGTCTGAATAACTCCAGTCCTAACAGGGAACACTGGATGCTTTCAGGAGAGGATAAACATCAGTAGAAACAAAAGGTTTTGATGCAAATGTGATAGAAGAAGCTGaagaaataacacagtgggtaaggtgcttgacttgcatgcaactggactgactttgatacctggcaccccatatagttctttGTGCActattgggagtgatccctgagtgcagaaccaggagtaagttccttGAGctctgtcaggtatggcccccaaacaaaaaaaataagaaagaagatcATCAATATATCAAATTCCAACCACATTGACAATGAGCTGGCAACACTTATCTTCCCAGAGAACTCCAAATCATGGGAACTTGGAAAAAATCATTTATGTAACCATTTTGCAAATGTTCAGGGCTCTCTCCTCTAGGGCAGATCATGTTCTTTTCTGAACAcgtttccttctctcacttcttttttttgaatAAAGTGTGTTTGCTTCACTATTTGTCTTCTGAAACACTTTGTTccatttgtttttggtcacacacttggtggtgcgcagggcttactcctggctctgcactcagggatcactcctggtggggctttgggagttcagactatatgggatgtgggggattgaacctgggttgactgcgagCTTTCCTGCTTGCTGTACAATGGCTCCAAACCCTCCTGAAATACTCTCAATAAAACAGGCAGGGAACCCTGGAAATGTGGGTCGGGACCAGGATTTTTTATATACTGCAAAAAGCGTAGACTTAATTCAATCTGAAAATCATGGCTCCCTGAAAACTTGGGTAGAAGGAAGCATTCTCATTTTGCAGATCAAGTGTCTCTAGATGCAGCCTGATGGTTGTGTTGAGGTGGAAATgaagggggaggtgaggggcatCCAGTAATTAATTCTTGGATCCCCATTTAGGCAGTGGGATAGTTCAAGGCAGAGATATATAAGGTATAAAGGAGGGCACGGGACAGGTAACTTCTTCTTTGAACTCGTGCTTATGCAGGGCAGAAGGTAGGAAAACCAACAATTCTCACACAAGTGTGTGACTGGAGaacaaagaaaaaggcaaaagagCAAAGAGCATCAGATACCAGCAGTGCGAGGCAGATCCAGGGACAGACCAGTGGGAGATAAAGAGCACCAAACAGCATGGAACCAGACCAGTGTGACAGTCCCAGTGTGCAATCAGCATGTGGTCTGAACTTTGTAACATGAGACATCAGGGGATCCTAGTCTATAGCCAACAACAAAATGTACTGACTCAAgctataaaatgaatgaattttaatGCCAAACACATGTAGAATTCTGTGCGCTAATTTTACACATGGATTCTTCACGGACTCACTCAGTATCTGGCTTAAACTTGCAATATCAGTGGCTCTGATCAGAAAGCTCATGGCTCTGAAAGAACCGGAGTACTCATGCTGTGCAAAAGCCTGTGCAGATTTTTAGCAGTCCTGACTTCCCCAGGCACTTCAGTGCAAAGGGGTGGTGACACTCCCTCTCTATTGTGGCTACCTCCTCTCCACTCTCTGGTTCTCCTTGCAGCAAATGAAtggacaaaagaaaaacaaattttggaGTTTGACagtaaaactgagattaccaatgGAGAAGGGGGATAGAAATGGGAGCACAGAGTAAAAGGGGGTCCTAGGGTAAAGGGTACTTTGGTAGTGGGTATATAGTGacataatatattttaacaattattAGTCTGTACTCCTAAAATATTAAGTGTTGTAAACTAAAGTTGCCTGAGTTGCAAAGaagcgaaagaaaaaaaaagccttttcctTACCATTTGAGGCTCCCTTTTCATAATTAAATCTCCTGCTGCTCTGGCCTCCTTTCACAGGTTCTtaaaatcacaatcacaaaaAGAAGTAGCAATTTGTGTAATTAGGATATTCAAGTTTACAATTCTCCTTTCTCCCATGAGATTGGCAACTCACATTTCCAActccatttttctttaatttagtgAGAGAAGTGCTTGGCAGGATTGCCATAGCAACAAGTGTCCAGGCTAATTAGGTTATTGAGAATCTGGACACTGACATTTGGAGCTGATTATAGGAAATTTCGATGGCAGAGCAGGAAAGGATGACATGCTGAAAGAAGACAAAGAGACTCAATTtggagagagagggcagctgAACTTCTAAGGGCTAAGCTGACCCTTTACTCCTAAATTCATCTTTACccattgtattc contains these protein-coding regions:
- the LOC101549823 gene encoding BAG family molecular chaperone regulator 5-like → MDMENQHPSMCRLKEIQKEVKSIEQQVIGFCGLPKDKNYKELKRNLRKHLSEIVSIDAEGKREIRKARKAAAKETKRLLKDLEQNANHPQQLEIQTILKEARALVKERILPLYSVNSLLSDEFKEGIQDIIKRLTHVNTSGKVSLRNARYHALSKICAVQEITEDCMRKFPSMPLTEEEHPAVAKITSVICEVNRARGTLIALLMGIKSKETFEHLSCVLSGLITDLDALDVREWVDITNYHREVVMEVNKLLKYLDLEKANSTQAFDLGQNHSILKIENVLTRMKGIKKELLQSQNPQELYFCSKTELQGLIGELGEIHREKNPCIQEAQHRAVIEGQALIDFINLKESLETDQQPEHPAQRAVWNILDKLSKIQADVLSFEGDQTDKRFILLEELLTRQLLALDAVDPQGEQACKAARKKAVNLAQNILSYLDLKCDKWE